One segment of Candidatus Hydrogenedentota bacterium DNA contains the following:
- the amrB gene encoding AmmeMemoRadiSam system protein B yields MLCASFPILIAGAGEMARVRQPIAAGLYYPAGADQLRAAVSQYITEAETIPVPGPVVGCVVPHSSYRAAGSIMASAFKYIQPGQYKRVIVLAPALHSEFRGCSVPSLRYYRTPLGDVELDGPAVRRICVNGLIAIRGLVYREQAYSDPRVGRTALHEKEPAIEVILPFLQVQLGEFQLVPIVVGTLKKVTGEFDEPALNSIVNTLREIVDEHTLVVACSDFTRYGASNNFTPQFTTGIVEGISALDQAAIRLIEERRVRGFQAYLKDTQNTISGPEALCVLMRLMPSTSAGVMVDYDLTARMTGNPRASVSYASIVFIDGMRERSTRPEPIRITDGVRDAARAAEAAPVGPAPQDQASGPTPAEATPPNDAQPGSE; encoded by the coding sequence ATGCTTTGTGCTTCCTTCCCGATTCTGATCGCGGGAGCGGGGGAGATGGCGCGCGTCCGGCAACCTATTGCGGCGGGTCTGTATTATCCCGCGGGCGCGGATCAATTGCGGGCCGCGGTTTCGCAGTACATTACCGAGGCCGAAACCATCCCCGTGCCCGGCCCCGTGGTGGGATGCGTCGTCCCGCACTCTTCCTACCGCGCCGCGGGCAGCATCATGGCGAGCGCGTTCAAGTACATCCAGCCCGGACAGTACAAGCGCGTGATCGTGCTGGCCCCGGCCCTGCATTCGGAATTTCGCGGCTGCTCCGTTCCTTCGCTGCGCTATTACCGCACGCCGCTGGGCGACGTCGAACTCGACGGACCCGCAGTGCGCCGCATTTGCGTGAACGGACTGATCGCAATTCGCGGCTTGGTCTACCGCGAGCAAGCCTATTCGGACCCGCGGGTGGGCAGGACGGCGCTCCACGAAAAGGAACCCGCAATCGAAGTTATCTTGCCATTCCTCCAGGTGCAACTTGGCGAGTTCCAACTCGTGCCAATCGTCGTGGGCACATTGAAGAAAGTTACTGGCGAGTTCGATGAACCCGCGTTGAACTCCATCGTGAATACGTTGCGCGAAATTGTCGACGAGCACACGCTGGTCGTCGCATGTTCCGATTTCACGCGATACGGCGCCTCCAATAATTTCACTCCACAGTTCACGACCGGCATCGTCGAGGGCATCTCCGCGCTCGATCAAGCCGCCATCCGCCTGATCGAAGAGCGTCGTGTGCGCGGATTTCAGGCATATCTAAAGGACACGCAAAATACGATTTCCGGACCGGAAGCCCTCTGCGTACTGATGCGCCTTATGCCGTCGACGTCTGCCGGCGTTATGGTCGATTACGATCTGACCGCGCGCATGACCGGCAATCCGCGCGCCTCCGTCAGCTACGCATCCATCGTTTTTATCGACGGTATGCGCGAACGCTCGACGCGGCCCGAGCCGATTCGCATCACCGACGGCGTCCGCGACGCCGCGCGCGCGGCGGAAGCAGCGCCCGTTGGGCCCGCGCCGCAGGATCAAGCATCTGGACCGACACCCGCGGAGGCTACACCTCCCAATGACGCACAACCTGGATCGGAGTGA
- a CDS encoding purine-nucleoside phosphorylase: MAGVIGIVSGSGLDLRGLLSRTTGEFSFQEELGFDIDALEGHDRKFIRGTSGAHEIILQCGRLHFYEGYTFEEVVSTVDILNAFGAQTILFTNVGGGLRPTTKPGDIVAINEVRTWPFTRWENQPEVLTPDFVVPGCDRTGVYYWMHGPSYETPAEIRALQIMGGDVVGMSTAPEIARCKQLSVRCAAVSVITNNCCTPQVLTHDDVVRVAESASGRLVDMLLNAIHAI; the protein is encoded by the coding sequence ATGGCCGGCGTAATCGGTATCGTTTCGGGTTCGGGACTTGATCTTCGGGGACTCCTCAGCCGCACGACTGGGGAGTTCTCGTTTCAGGAGGAACTTGGATTCGATATCGACGCGCTGGAAGGACACGACCGCAAGTTCATACGGGGAACAAGCGGCGCGCACGAAATAATCCTGCAGTGCGGACGGCTGCACTTCTACGAGGGATATACGTTCGAAGAAGTCGTGAGCACAGTCGACATCTTAAACGCGTTCGGCGCGCAAACGATTCTCTTTACGAATGTCGGCGGCGGATTGCGGCCCACCACGAAGCCGGGGGACATCGTTGCCATCAACGAGGTGCGAACCTGGCCGTTCACGCGGTGGGAAAACCAGCCGGAGGTGCTGACGCCGGACTTCGTCGTGCCCGGGTGCGACCGCACGGGGGTTTATTACTGGATGCACGGCCCCTCGTACGAAACGCCGGCGGAAATCCGCGCGCTGCAAATCATGGGAGGCGACGTGGTCGGAATGAGCACGGCGCCGGAGATCGCGCGGTGCAAGCAACTCAGCGTGCGGTGCGCGGCGGTTTCGGTGATCACCAACAATTGCTGCACGCCGCAGGTGCTTACGCACGACGACGTGGTCCGCGTGGCGGAATCGGCGTCGGGACGTTTGGTCGACATGCTGCTAAATGCCATTCACGCGATTTAG
- a CDS encoding metallophosphoesterase family protein: MQIAIIADLHANLEATLAVFKEIDKRKPDKIVCLGDLTGYNANPNEVVDIIREREIPCIMGNHDAAVCGIEDPWFFRAAAKQVIEWQVDEIRDDNRRWLAMCPEQVVFRSTCLGVHGSPSSRDDYIIDWLDAMRQLEYLNGRDVTICFFGHSHRPSFFSEKGNTTVSNSNIRQFQPANRYFVNPGAVGQPRDRDPRAAFGIFDTEKMTFEFCRTEYDIDTCQRKIMAAGLPLELARRLAVGK, translated from the coding sequence ATGCAGATTGCCATCATTGCCGATCTTCACGCGAACCTCGAGGCGACCCTCGCGGTGTTCAAGGAGATCGACAAGCGTAAACCGGACAAGATTGTCTGTCTCGGGGACCTGACGGGGTACAACGCGAACCCGAACGAAGTCGTCGACATCATTCGCGAGCGCGAGATTCCGTGCATCATGGGCAACCACGACGCGGCCGTCTGCGGCATCGAGGATCCGTGGTTCTTCCGCGCGGCCGCCAAGCAGGTCATCGAGTGGCAGGTCGACGAGATTCGCGACGACAACCGCCGGTGGCTTGCGATGTGCCCCGAACAGGTCGTGTTTCGATCGACGTGCCTGGGCGTGCACGGCTCGCCGAGCAGCCGGGACGATTACATCATCGACTGGCTCGATGCGATGCGCCAACTCGAATATCTCAATGGCCGTGACGTCACCATTTGCTTCTTCGGTCACAGCCATCGTCCCTCGTTCTTCAGCGAGAAGGGCAATACGACGGTGTCGAATTCCAACATTCGGCAGTTCCAGCCCGCAAACCGATACTTCGTGAATCCCGGGGCCGTGGGCCAGCCGCGCGACCGCGATCCGCGCGCGGCATTTGGCATATTCGACACCGAAAAGATGACATTCGAGTTTTGTCGCACCGAGTACGATATCGACACATGCCAGCGCAAGATCATGGCGGCGGGGCTGCCGCTGGAGCTTGCACGCCGGCTCGCCGTAGGGAAGTAA
- the galK gene encoding galactokinase, with product MRAFAREFESRSAGVICRAPGRVNLLGEHVDYNGLPVLPMTIDRAIAVVAGVRQDSRVRIRNTDASFAPDEFVNGPDLTPSPQGSWINYCKAAIDGVNRHYRPDTFPGLDLLYSGTIPAASGLSSSSALVVATALAYLHALGIPIDTEAKRIELAAMLAHAERYVGVHGGGMDQAIILLGAAECACKIDFFPLRVERVPVFDDHTFVICNSLVTADKSGSAIHRYNEGPLSCRLIRALVEKHAKLTYDDEIEIEHLGDLWFGPLCLTNVEVEALFRDAFPRPRTTLAQAATVLDLGEPEIRRRWLGDLPEPDGGFPLQARARHQLTEMARVEQGRDCLLASDAVLFGSLMDDSHQSCADDFGVSSPQLDKLVEIARAAGSIGSRLTGAGFGGCTVNLVETGQLDHFVQYVSRAYYEDYLGRGRRDAFANDAIIVAHPVPAAGYEDL from the coding sequence TTGCGCGCGTTCGCTCGCGAATTTGAATCCCGCTCGGCCGGGGTCATTTGTAGAGCGCCGGGGCGAGTCAATCTGCTCGGGGAACATGTTGACTACAATGGGCTCCCCGTGTTGCCGATGACCATAGACCGCGCCATCGCTGTTGTTGCGGGAGTGCGTCAAGACAGTCGTGTGCGGATACGAAATACTGACGCATCGTTTGCCCCGGACGAATTCGTGAACGGACCCGATTTGACGCCGTCGCCGCAGGGTTCGTGGATCAACTACTGCAAGGCCGCCATTGATGGCGTCAATCGCCATTACAGGCCGGATACGTTTCCGGGGCTGGACCTTCTCTATTCGGGGACGATTCCCGCGGCCTCCGGGTTGTCGTCGTCGTCGGCGCTCGTCGTTGCAACTGCCCTGGCGTATCTGCACGCCCTCGGTATTCCGATCGATACCGAGGCGAAGCGCATCGAACTGGCCGCAATGCTCGCGCACGCGGAACGGTATGTGGGCGTGCATGGAGGCGGCATGGATCAGGCGATTATTCTGCTCGGCGCCGCGGAGTGTGCGTGCAAGATTGACTTCTTTCCCTTGCGCGTCGAGCGCGTGCCCGTGTTCGACGATCACACGTTCGTCATCTGCAATTCGCTGGTGACGGCTGACAAGTCCGGCTCGGCAATTCACCGGTACAACGAAGGCCCGCTTTCGTGCCGTCTCATTCGCGCGCTTGTCGAGAAGCACGCGAAGCTAACGTACGATGACGAGATCGAGATTGAACACCTCGGCGACCTGTGGTTCGGCCCGCTGTGCCTGACGAACGTGGAAGTCGAGGCCTTGTTTCGCGACGCATTCCCACGGCCCCGAACGACGCTGGCGCAGGCCGCAACCGTACTCGACCTTGGGGAGCCGGAAATCAGGCGGCGCTGGCTCGGCGACCTGCCTGAACCCGATGGCGGTTTCCCGTTACAGGCTCGCGCGCGGCACCAATTGACGGAGATGGCCCGAGTGGAACAGGGCCGCGACTGCCTCCTCGCGTCGGATGCGGTGTTGTTCGGTTCGCTTATGGACGACTCGCACCAAAGCTGCGCGGACGACTTTGGAGTCAGTTCGCCCCAGTTGGACAAACTGGTGGAGATCGCGCGCGCGGCGGGAAGCATTGGATCGCGCCTGACGGGCGCCGGTTTCGGCGGTTGTACGGTGAACCTGGTCGAGACCGGCCAACTCGATCATTTTGTCCAATATGTTTCGCGCGCCTATTACGAGGACTACCTCGGCCGCGGACGGCGTGACGCGTTCGCGAACGACGCAATCATCGTTGCGCATCCGGTGCCGGCCGCGGGTTACGAGGACTTGTAA
- the amrA gene encoding AmmeMemoRadiSam system protein A — protein MTHNLDRSEHFLTRGEELTLLRVARDSLDAWVRHRRRIDIEEYGLTPALREKHGAFVTLHAHGDLRGCIGYTQNKEPLARAVSENAVNASSNDPRFEPVQPGELSSITVEVSALTPGDSPDTPFRRVHDLREIVIGRDGLYIAMPPFRGGLLLPQVATERGWNVEQFLKAVCMKAGYPDRSWENPEATLYRFSAQVFSENDADGATD, from the coding sequence ATGACGCACAACCTGGATCGGAGTGAGCATTTTCTCACGCGTGGCGAAGAGCTAACGCTGTTGCGCGTCGCGCGCGATTCGCTTGACGCGTGGGTCCGCCACCGCCGGCGCATCGATATCGAAGAGTACGGCCTGACCCCCGCCCTCCGCGAAAAACACGGCGCTTTCGTTACCCTGCACGCGCACGGCGACCTGCGCGGGTGCATCGGCTATACGCAGAACAAAGAGCCGCTCGCGCGCGCCGTATCCGAAAACGCCGTCAACGCATCCTCCAATGACCCGCGCTTCGAACCCGTCCAACCCGGCGAATTGAGCTCGATTACCGTCGAGGTATCCGCGCTTACCCCGGGCGATTCGCCGGACACGCCGTTCAGACGGGTGCACGATCTGCGCGAGATTGTGATCGGCCGTGATGGACTCTATATCGCGATGCCGCCTTTCCGCGGCGGACTGCTCTTGCCGCAGGTTGCCACGGAACGCGGATGGAACGTGGAGCAGTTCTTGAAAGCGGTCTGCATGAAAGCGGGGTATCCCGACCGCTCCTGGGAAAACCCGGAAGCAACACTCTACCGATTTTCGGCGCAGGTCTTTTCGGAAAACGACGCGGACGGTGCGACGGACTGA
- a CDS encoding putative zinc-binding protein: MNNTNACANNAAAKLIFACSGAADVGAIADQAARKLTRDGHGKMFCLAGVGGRVPPIIERTQSAERVLAIDGCELDCVKKCLELAGFPDADHVRLSDLGFEKGKSPVTNEAVDRVAACAAEILAAR, translated from the coding sequence ATGAACAACACAAACGCATGCGCAAACAACGCCGCGGCGAAACTCATCTTCGCCTGTTCCGGCGCCGCCGACGTAGGCGCCATCGCCGATCAGGCCGCGCGAAAACTCACCCGCGACGGCCACGGAAAAATGTTCTGCCTTGCCGGAGTGGGGGGAAGGGTCCCGCCCATCATCGAGCGCACACAGTCCGCTGAAAGGGTTCTCGCAATCGACGGGTGCGAACTGGACTGCGTCAAAAAATGCCTCGAACTCGCGGGGTTCCCAGATGCCGATCACGTGCGCCTCTCCGATCTCGGATTCGAAAAGGGAAAGTCACCCGTAACAAACGAAGCGGTGGACCGTGTTGCCGCCTGCGCAGCCGAAATACTCGCCGCGCGCTAA
- a CDS encoding tetratricopeptide repeat protein translates to MPKFAYKAIDSAGVEQSGILEAATEADAVNEVGRRGLFPTDVRPANVTDDLRVRWQEQQQRHKELETRRAEQQRKRQTRQRLVVRYKDGRTEYGVCFALNPKDSGFHLDKVDKNGITSGNTIQIRYSELKAVFYVKSFDGKYDKNQRYREWAPEGSELVIEFADGEILRGHCMQHYDPDDTRFYIVPKDPATNNICALIERSATTRIMTPEEYEASRTERHEARKAAEKTELTQEETMGDFYFETRNYAAALEQYGVAQKKHPDSRRLRRKIMASQFNIGVSFIKRRDYAHALECMQKVLQMDPTNEHAKKKVQQLRKIVERPDKAPVPKTVEQDF, encoded by the coding sequence GTGCCTAAGTTCGCGTACAAAGCGATTGACAGTGCGGGCGTAGAACAATCCGGAATTCTCGAAGCGGCGACTGAGGCGGACGCCGTCAACGAGGTGGGACGCAGGGGACTTTTCCCTACCGATGTGCGCCCGGCAAATGTAACCGACGATCTCCGCGTTCGATGGCAGGAGCAACAACAACGACACAAAGAGTTGGAAACGAGGCGCGCGGAACAGCAGCGCAAACGGCAAACGCGCCAGCGGCTTGTTGTGCGATATAAGGACGGCCGGACGGAGTACGGCGTCTGTTTCGCGCTGAATCCGAAGGATTCCGGCTTTCACCTGGACAAGGTCGACAAGAACGGAATCACAAGCGGCAACACAATCCAAATCCGGTATTCGGAATTGAAGGCGGTCTTTTACGTTAAGAGTTTCGACGGGAAATACGACAAGAACCAGCGATATCGCGAGTGGGCCCCGGAAGGCAGCGAACTGGTAATCGAGTTTGCCGACGGCGAGATACTGCGCGGCCATTGCATGCAGCATTACGACCCCGACGACACGCGGTTCTACATTGTCCCGAAGGACCCGGCGACGAACAATATCTGCGCGCTCATAGAACGTTCGGCGACCACGCGCATTATGACGCCGGAAGAATACGAGGCGTCGCGGACGGAACGGCACGAAGCGCGAAAGGCGGCGGAGAAGACCGAGCTAACGCAGGAAGAGACGATGGGCGATTTCTACTTCGAGACGCGGAACTATGCCGCCGCACTCGAACAGTACGGGGTAGCCCAGAAGAAACATCCGGATTCGCGCCGGTTGCGCCGCAAGATCATGGCGTCGCAATTCAATATCGGCGTCAGTTTTATCAAGAGGCGCGATTACGCGCACGCGTTGGAATGCATGCAGAAAGTGCTGCAGATGGACCCGACGAACGAACACGCGAAAAAGAAAGTGCAACAGCTCCGTAAGATCGTCGAGCGCCCCGACAAAGCGCCCGTGCCGAAGACGGTCGAGCAGGATTTCTAG
- a CDS encoding deoxyguanosinetriphosphate triphosphohydrolase, translated as MAHLPQPIAPPGAKTVRELLEDRERAVLSPHATLACASRGRVHEETEHDYRTAFQRDRDRILHTKAFRRLKQKTQVFIAPKGDHYRTRLTHTLEVAQIARTVARALFLNEDLTEAIALGHDLGHTPFGHAGEAVLGEVYADGFRHYEQSLRVVDKLETRRSGHGLNLTHEVREGILNHSIGKSILLGRPSAAATTPEATVVSVSDAIAYINHDIDDALRCGLIALGDLPKDAIGLLGSSSSQRIDRMVVALIEGSGEGRVRMREDVRQATVELRSYLYSNLYPCEAINREIRKAKKLLKELYFRLLEQPTKESAAGDPNDSVERRTVDFIAGMTDPYALELYSKLFFPESWPA; from the coding sequence ATGGCCCACCTCCCCCAGCCCATCGCGCCGCCCGGCGCGAAAACCGTGCGCGAACTGCTCGAGGACCGCGAACGCGCCGTGCTGAGTCCGCACGCGACGCTCGCGTGCGCTTCGCGTGGCCGGGTCCACGAGGAAACCGAGCACGATTATCGGACCGCATTCCAACGCGATCGCGACCGTATCCTGCATACAAAGGCGTTTCGCCGGCTGAAACAGAAAACCCAAGTGTTCATTGCGCCCAAGGGCGACCACTATCGCACGCGGCTTACGCACACGCTCGAGGTGGCGCAGATCGCGCGTACGGTGGCGCGGGCGCTGTTCCTCAACGAAGACCTTACTGAGGCGATTGCGCTTGGCCATGACTTGGGCCACACGCCATTTGGTCACGCGGGCGAGGCGGTGTTGGGCGAGGTGTACGCGGACGGGTTCCGCCACTACGAACAGAGCCTGCGGGTTGTTGACAAACTCGAGACGCGACGCTCCGGGCACGGCTTGAACCTCACGCACGAAGTGCGTGAGGGGATTCTGAACCATTCCATCGGTAAGAGCATCCTGCTCGGCAGGCCCAGCGCGGCAGCCACTACGCCGGAGGCGACGGTCGTCAGCGTGTCGGACGCGATTGCGTATATAAACCACGACATCGACGACGCGCTGCGCTGCGGGCTGATTGCTTTGGGCGATCTTCCAAAGGACGCCATCGGCCTGCTCGGATCCTCATCGTCGCAACGGATCGACCGAATGGTCGTGGCGCTCATCGAGGGCAGCGGCGAGGGGCGCGTTCGCATGCGGGAGGACGTGCGTCAGGCAACCGTCGAGTTGCGATCGTATCTGTATTCGAACCTGTATCCATGCGAGGCCATCAATCGCGAAATCCGCAAGGCGAAGAAGCTCCTGAAGGAACTGTATTTCCGATTGTTGGAGCAGCCGACAAAGGAAAGCGCCGCGGGCGATCCGAACGACAGCGTCGAGCGGCGCACGGTGGATTTTATCGCCGGGATGACCGATCCGTACGCGCTCGAACTATACAGCAAACTTTTCTTTCCAGAGTCATGGCCGGCGTAA